In one window of Scyliorhinus canicula chromosome 17, sScyCan1.1, whole genome shotgun sequence DNA:
- the LOC119951213 gene encoding gastrula zinc finger protein XlCGF8.2DB-like, whose translation MEKPWKCEDCEKGFKGPYRLERHQRSHTGERPFTCSVCGKGFRAPHELARHQRSHTGERPFTCSQCEKGFTDIGNLRRHERVHTGERPFTCSNCGKGFTRLSNLQNHQQVHTREWPFSCTVCGKGFTQLSNLQSHQRVHTGERPFSCTVCGKGFTRLSNLQNHQQVHTREWPFSCTVCGKGFTQLSNLQSHQRVHTGERPFSCTVCGKGFTQLSHLENHQRVHTGERPFICTVCDKGFTRLSHLKRHQSAHTGERPFICSVCDKGFTQLSNLQTHHRLHTGEKPFICTVCDKGFTQLSSLLKHNVTHTASRPFKCSDCGRGFKSSQRLMSHQRVHSEERPFSCSHCTKSFRTSSNLIKHERGHTGEIPLTSPTGKRFTQSSLAEPQCHSHQ comes from the coding sequence atggagaaaccatggaaatgtgaggactgtgagaagggattcaaagGCCCGTACAGGCTGGAAAGGCATCAGcgtagtcacactggagagaggccgttcacctgctctgtttgtgggaagggattcagagcccCACACGAGCTGGCAAGGCATCAAcgtagtcacactggagagaggcctttcacctgctctcagtgtgaaaagggattcactgacattggcaacctgcggagacacgaacgagttcacactggggagaggccattcacctgctctaactgtgggaagggattcactcggttatcgaACCTGCAGAACCACCAGCAAGTTCATACCAGGGAGTGGCCATTCAGCtgcactgtgtgtgggaagggattcactcagttatccaacctgcagagccaccagcgagttcataccggggagaggccattcagctgcactgtgtgtgggaagggattcactcggttatcgaACCTGCAGAACCACCAGCAAGTTCATACCAGGGAGTGGCCATTCAGCtgcactgtgtgtgggaagggattcactcagttatccaacctgcagagccaccagcgagttcataccggggagaggccattcagctgcactgtgtgtgggaagggattcactcagttatcccacctggagaaccaccagcgagttcacactggggagaggccattcatctgcactgtgtgtgataagggattcactcggttatcacACTTGAAGAGACACCAGAGcgctcacaccggggagaggccattcatctgctctgtgtgtgataagggattcactcagttatccaacctgcagacacaccatcGACTTCACacgggggagaagccattcatctgcactgtgtgtgataagggattcactcaattatccagcctgctgaaacacaatgtcactcacaccGCGAGCAggccctttaaatgctctgactgtgggaggggTTTCAAAAGCTCACAGCGACTGATGTCCCACCAGCGCGTTCActctgaggagagaccgttcagctgctctcactgcacaaagagctttagaacctcatccaacctgatcaaacacgaGCGAGGTCACACCGGGGAGATCCCGTTAACCTCTCCGACTGGGaaaagattcactcagtcatcactTGCTGAgccacaatgtcactcacaccaatga